A section of the Gimesia sp. genome encodes:
- a CDS encoding 4Fe-4S binding protein, which yields MKLYRLTVLILIVWLIRDYYIRIRVQGKAPVELHEVKAILPRAESLSVDHSDRMGLFVLDENNQTIGYAIRTSPVSDEIIGYCGPSDTLVVFEQKTGKVAGLVIRSSGDTTSHVNDVRANQYFMDRWKEYAWDQIAGLDLERGEIEGVSGATMTSMGLAYAIRNRIRYSKQQEQSVTPFRFAAKDAFLISFTVGACLLTFTRLKRFHWLRKLFKIAAFIYLGFVTGDLLAESLFAGWAKYSVPWRQLSGLVLLAGAAILVPWSSRRNIYCQTLCPHGTAQEFLGKIIPHQKKLKIRPDVKRALRWIPGLLLGLILVIIFLKLPVDLAELEAFDAYLLTSAGIASILIAISGLVAAIFVPQAYCHYGCPTGTIFEFVRSHGRADHFGKSDFVAGLFLMLALTLNQYAEQIQQLLLQ from the coding sequence TTGAAACTCTATCGTCTTACGGTTCTGATTCTGATTGTCTGGCTGATTCGCGATTACTACATCCGGATTCGTGTTCAAGGTAAGGCTCCCGTAGAACTGCATGAAGTGAAAGCTATCCTGCCCCGGGCAGAATCGCTGAGTGTCGATCATTCAGACCGCATGGGGCTCTTTGTCCTGGATGAAAATAACCAAACCATCGGCTACGCCATCCGCACTTCACCTGTTTCTGATGAGATCATTGGTTATTGTGGGCCCTCCGATACCCTGGTCGTCTTTGAACAGAAAACGGGGAAAGTAGCAGGGCTGGTGATTCGCTCAAGTGGTGATACGACCTCGCATGTCAATGATGTTCGCGCAAACCAGTACTTCATGGACCGCTGGAAAGAATATGCCTGGGACCAGATCGCGGGGCTCGATCTGGAACGAGGTGAAATTGAAGGGGTATCTGGAGCAACGATGACCAGCATGGGACTGGCATATGCCATCCGAAATCGCATCCGATACTCGAAGCAGCAGGAGCAGTCTGTCACTCCCTTTCGTTTTGCAGCGAAAGACGCATTTCTCATCTCATTTACTGTAGGGGCCTGCCTGCTGACGTTCACACGACTGAAGCGATTTCACTGGCTGCGAAAACTGTTCAAAATTGCTGCGTTCATTTACCTGGGATTCGTCACAGGAGATCTGCTGGCGGAATCTCTATTCGCCGGCTGGGCTAAATATTCGGTACCATGGCGGCAACTTTCTGGTCTGGTCTTACTGGCCGGAGCTGCGATCCTGGTCCCCTGGAGTTCCCGGCGGAATATTTACTGCCAGACTTTATGCCCACATGGCACAGCCCAGGAATTCCTGGGAAAAATTATCCCTCATCAAAAGAAGTTAAAAATCAGACCTGATGTGAAACGGGCCTTGCGCTGGATTCCTGGTTTGCTGCTTGGCCTGATCCTGGTCATCATCTTTCTCAAACTCCCCGTCGATCTGGCAGAACTGGAGGCTTTCGACGCTTATCTGCTGACGTCCGCGGGAATCGCATCGATTCTCATCGCTATATCTGGACTGGTGGCGGCGATCTTTGTTCCACAGGCCTACTGCCATTATGGATGTCCCACGGGAACAATTTTTGAATTTGTCCGCTCACATGGCCGCGCCGATCATTTCGGAAAGAGTGATTTCGTAGCAGGCCTCTTTTTGATGCTGGCGCTGACCCTCAACCAGTATGCCGAACAGATCCAGCAACTGTTACTGCAATAG
- a CDS encoding bifunctional serine/threonine-protein kinase/formylglycine-generating enzyme family protein produces MKSRNGTDFEQLPSDLMLKINQLCDQFETELRQGDLPSITDWLDHVAVEYREVILKELIPLEIEHRIQTGDIPQVSDYLQPFPLLDQDWLLETIGTARAELKPAKANDLSSGSQGNSIESYRERIIQSGVLAASELTEILETAESLSSADEMAELLTQSGRLTTYQSQMLLEPECRPLLIGEYLIQEPIGSGGMGTVYKAIHRRMKRLVALKVIRADLDQNPERLKRFEREVQTAARLSHPHIVTAYDAGESQGIHYLICEYIDGESLTQLVRDSGPLDFADALHCLQQIAEGLDYAHSQGVIHRDIKPANILVDDQGDLKILDMGLARLQESSADILTNGEQTELTSSQIFMGTIDYMAPEQARNTRLADHRSDIYSLGCTFYFLLTGKPVYSGETTVERILAHKEQPIPRLSSVCNQVPTDFDTIFSKMLAKEPDERYSGVSDLLQDLQNFNRSYDAEQTAMHRASETTDFQTEATNAAEFWASQTTREQPAVSDYTVMAGTTVQHQAPPAVRRRGLIWGGAAVAAAVLLMFLFRNPQRQLTEDSTAGALETTPGQSGQLDAGTIQAEYAKQVQMPAKTSERISDGPEPVMLNLTLIPPGEFVMGTEETDPVAYDAPTHPVKLTRPFYIGTTEVSNQLFQSFVDETSYRTDAERAGGYGMTGGSWNRSGNYYWNNLGELPVQKTAPAVNISWNDAVAFCEWLTRKTGAIYRLPTEAEWEYACRAGTQYPWFFGDSPEDMAQYAWFQGNAEGKVYPAKQKQPNAFGLYDIYGNEWEWCQDFYAADYYRNSPSENPTGPAEGTERVRRGGGFQQPAGQMTSYIRGHGPPETPSRGAFRVVREIPVD; encoded by the coding sequence GTGAAGTCGCGAAATGGAACAGATTTCGAACAGCTCCCTTCAGATCTGATGCTCAAAATCAATCAGTTGTGTGATCAGTTTGAAACAGAGCTCAGGCAGGGAGATCTACCGTCAATTACAGATTGGCTGGATCATGTTGCCGTCGAATATCGCGAAGTAATTCTAAAAGAACTGATACCGCTGGAAATCGAGCACCGGATTCAGACTGGTGACATTCCGCAGGTCAGCGACTATCTGCAGCCGTTTCCCCTGCTGGACCAGGACTGGTTATTGGAAACGATTGGAACGGCCAGAGCTGAACTGAAACCTGCAAAAGCGAACGATCTGTCATCAGGCTCTCAGGGAAATTCCATAGAGTCCTACAGGGAGCGGATTATTCAGTCCGGGGTCCTGGCAGCCTCTGAACTCACTGAAATTCTCGAAACGGCTGAATCACTTTCGTCTGCAGATGAAATGGCAGAGTTGCTGACCCAGTCCGGTCGACTTACGACATATCAGAGTCAGATGCTGCTCGAACCGGAATGCCGTCCGTTGCTGATTGGCGAATATTTGATCCAGGAACCGATCGGCTCAGGGGGCATGGGGACGGTTTATAAAGCCATTCATCGGCGGATGAAACGGCTTGTAGCCCTGAAAGTCATTCGCGCCGACCTGGATCAGAATCCGGAACGGCTGAAGCGATTCGAGCGAGAAGTGCAGACCGCCGCTCGCCTCTCTCATCCCCATATTGTAACCGCTTACGATGCCGGGGAATCACAGGGAATCCATTATCTGATCTGCGAATACATCGATGGTGAAAGTCTTACTCAACTGGTACGGGATTCGGGACCACTTGATTTTGCAGACGCGTTGCATTGTCTGCAACAGATCGCGGAAGGCTTGGATTATGCCCATTCCCAGGGGGTGATTCATCGGGATATAAAGCCGGCGAATATTTTAGTCGATGATCAGGGAGACCTGAAAATCCTGGATATGGGGCTGGCCCGCCTGCAGGAATCATCAGCGGACATTCTCACCAACGGAGAGCAGACCGAACTCACCTCCAGCCAGATTTTCATGGGGACCATCGATTACATGGCCCCGGAACAGGCACGGAATACCAGATTAGCCGACCATCGCTCTGATATTTACAGCCTGGGTTGCACATTCTATTTCCTGCTGACAGGGAAACCTGTCTACTCCGGGGAGACCACAGTCGAGCGGATACTCGCTCACAAGGAACAGCCGATACCTCGTCTGTCGAGCGTCTGCAACCAGGTCCCAACTGACTTTGACACGATTTTTTCAAAGATGCTGGCCAAGGAACCTGACGAACGGTATTCGGGCGTGAGCGATTTATTGCAGGATCTGCAAAATTTCAATCGCAGCTACGATGCAGAGCAGACAGCAATGCACCGTGCTTCTGAGACTACTGATTTCCAGACAGAGGCAACGAATGCAGCAGAATTCTGGGCCAGTCAGACGACCAGGGAGCAGCCCGCGGTATCCGATTATACGGTGATGGCTGGAACCACTGTGCAACACCAGGCCCCTCCTGCAGTCAGACGGCGTGGATTGATCTGGGGGGGCGCTGCGGTCGCAGCAGCGGTACTGCTTATGTTCCTGTTCAGGAATCCGCAACGTCAGTTGACAGAAGATTCGACTGCTGGTGCTCTGGAGACGACTCCAGGTCAGTCCGGTCAACTCGATGCCGGAACAATACAGGCAGAGTATGCAAAGCAGGTTCAAATGCCTGCGAAGACCAGTGAGAGAATCTCTGATGGTCCTGAGCCGGTGATGCTCAACCTGACTTTAATTCCTCCCGGCGAGTTCGTCATGGGGACGGAAGAGACAGATCCCGTTGCCTATGACGCGCCAACACATCCTGTGAAACTGACACGCCCGTTTTATATCGGGACGACTGAAGTGTCGAATCAGTTGTTCCAGAGTTTCGTTGATGAAACCAGCTATCGCACCGATGCAGAACGGGCTGGCGGGTACGGAATGACTGGTGGTAGCTGGAATCGGTCGGGAAATTATTACTGGAATAATCTCGGTGAGCTACCTGTGCAGAAAACTGCGCCGGCCGTCAATATCAGCTGGAATGATGCTGTCGCGTTTTGTGAATGGCTCACTCGAAAGACGGGGGCTATTTATCGGCTTCCCACTGAGGCGGAATGGGAGTATGCCTGCCGGGCTGGAACGCAATACCCCTGGTTTTTTGGAGATAGCCCCGAGGATATGGCACAGTATGCGTGGTTCCAGGGGAATGCCGAAGGCAAGGTATATCCTGCGAAACAGAAGCAGCCTAACGCATTCGGACTCTATGACATCTATGGTAATGAGTGGGAATGGTGCCAGGACTTCTACGCCGCCGACTATTACCGTAACTCTCCCTCCGAAAACCCGACCGGTCCCGCAGAAGGCACCGAACGGGTACGTCGTGGGGGCGGCTTTCAACAGCCCGCCGGTCAAATGACTTCTTATATCCGCGGTCATGGACCACCAGAGACACCTTCGCGCGGTGCATTCAGAGTGGTCCGGGAAATACCCGTTGACTAA
- a CDS encoding FAD-dependent oxidoreductase, whose amino-acid sequence MRLLPQSLLVLTGLAITLLPAIGRAETKPTNGVLVEAESFNQHGGWKLDTQFIHIMGSPYLLAHGLGQPVADAETTVKFPETGTYRVLVRTKDWVAPWKATGSPGRFQLKIDGQPLKETFGTKGAKWFWHDGGTVEITKPEVKLTLHDLTGFEGRCDAILFTGDLNYQPPNDLSPMDQWRKSMLGLPAEPEVTEPYDLVVVGGGYSGMGAAISAARMGCKVALIQNRPVLGGNGSSEVRVWAQGLVRRGKYPHIGEIIAEFADSAAASPGTYEEYGDKKKEAIVRAEKNIDLFLNTHAFAVKKEGDAIQSVTAFNTKTSKRTEFRGKLFADCTGHAEIGYLAGADYYTHEKGHMGMSNMWTWKEAEQPQSFPDLEWALNLNMDDFPYPKRFHGEWFWESGFDKDPIQDLESMRDWNFRAVYGAWNAMKNKGGKDKHENAVMTWMAYIGGPRESRMLRGDVILRRKDIVAKVDFPDGCVPSTWSIDLHYPKKQYMQKYPEDPFISQAVFDRSVDRKRGYPIPYRCFYSRNVPNLFMAGRCISVTHEALGTVRVMKTGGMMGEVVGKAAAVCVEKDCQPRAVYTDHYKDLEKLMARKGIERRDTVDGKYYTPENSQELPPVIDPYIDPATLPGMVIDDENENVQFVGKWTKGEGLKGYIGNHYVYHGKGKKAEIHFKFEVAKTGKYEVRLAYGHHENRATNTPVTVRSADETKTVKINQRVKPPLPHGFISLGTFELKQGQPVEVIMSNTGVDGNVHADAIQVLPVD is encoded by the coding sequence ATGCGCTTATTACCTCAATCACTTCTGGTCCTTACTGGTTTAGCAATCACATTGCTGCCCGCCATCGGTCGTGCCGAAACGAAACCCACCAATGGCGTGCTGGTAGAAGCCGAAAGTTTTAATCAGCATGGCGGCTGGAAACTCGACACGCAATTCATTCACATCATGGGGTCCCCTTATCTGCTCGCTCACGGGTTAGGACAGCCCGTTGCTGATGCAGAAACCACGGTGAAATTTCCGGAAACGGGAACCTATCGGGTTCTGGTCAGAACCAAAGACTGGGTCGCTCCCTGGAAAGCGACTGGATCTCCCGGCCGATTCCAGTTGAAAATTGATGGACAGCCACTCAAAGAAACTTTCGGTACGAAAGGCGCCAAATGGTTCTGGCATGACGGTGGTACCGTTGAGATCACGAAACCGGAAGTCAAACTCACCTTACATGATCTAACCGGTTTTGAGGGACGCTGCGATGCGATTCTGTTCACAGGAGATCTGAATTACCAGCCCCCCAATGATCTTTCTCCCATGGATCAGTGGCGTAAAAGCATGCTGGGACTGCCTGCGGAACCTGAAGTGACAGAGCCTTATGATCTGGTTGTCGTCGGTGGGGGATACTCTGGCATGGGCGCTGCGATCTCAGCCGCGCGCATGGGATGTAAAGTAGCCTTGATTCAGAATCGTCCGGTTCTGGGCGGCAATGGAAGCTCAGAAGTACGAGTCTGGGCACAGGGACTGGTGCGTCGTGGTAAATATCCGCATATCGGTGAAATCATCGCCGAATTCGCTGATTCCGCCGCCGCTTCTCCAGGGACCTATGAAGAGTATGGAGACAAGAAAAAAGAAGCCATCGTGCGGGCTGAGAAAAATATTGACCTCTTCCTGAACACGCATGCCTTCGCAGTTAAAAAAGAGGGAGACGCGATCCAGAGCGTCACTGCTTTCAATACCAAAACCAGTAAGCGAACTGAGTTCCGCGGCAAACTGTTCGCTGACTGCACCGGTCATGCGGAAATCGGTTATCTCGCGGGCGCTGATTATTACACACACGAAAAAGGCCACATGGGAATGAGTAACATGTGGACCTGGAAAGAAGCAGAACAGCCCCAGTCCTTCCCTGACCTGGAATGGGCACTCAATCTGAATATGGACGATTTCCCCTACCCCAAACGCTTTCATGGCGAGTGGTTCTGGGAAAGTGGTTTTGACAAAGACCCCATTCAGGATCTGGAATCAATGCGGGACTGGAATTTCCGTGCCGTCTATGGTGCCTGGAACGCGATGAAGAATAAAGGGGGCAAGGACAAGCATGAGAACGCCGTGATGACCTGGATGGCCTATATTGGTGGTCCCCGTGAATCCCGTATGCTTCGGGGAGATGTTATTCTGCGTCGGAAAGATATCGTCGCAAAAGTTGATTTTCCCGATGGATGCGTTCCCAGCACCTGGTCTATCGATCTGCATTACCCCAAGAAGCAGTACATGCAGAAGTATCCAGAAGATCCTTTCATCTCACAGGCCGTCTTCGATCGCAGCGTCGATCGTAAGCGAGGCTATCCGATTCCTTACCGCTGTTTCTACTCACGGAACGTACCGAACCTGTTCATGGCGGGACGCTGCATCAGCGTAACGCATGAAGCGTTGGGAACGGTTCGTGTGATGAAGACCGGTGGTATGATGGGGGAAGTCGTCGGGAAAGCAGCTGCAGTCTGTGTTGAGAAAGACTGCCAACCGCGTGCTGTTTACACCGACCATTACAAAGACCTGGAAAAACTGATGGCCCGCAAGGGTATCGAACGGCGTGACACAGTCGACGGTAAGTATTACACACCTGAAAACTCTCAGGAATTACCACCGGTCATTGATCCCTACATTGATCCGGCAACCCTCCCCGGGATGGTTATCGACGATGAAAACGAAAACGTTCAGTTCGTAGGCAAGTGGACCAAGGGGGAAGGCCTCAAGGGTTATATCGGCAACCACTATGTTTATCATGGTAAGGGTAAAAAAGCGGAAATCCACTTCAAATTTGAGGTCGCTAAAACCGGAAAATACGAAGTCCGCCTCGCTTATGGTCACCATGAAAACCGGGCGACGAACACGCCTGTGACAGTTCGCTCAGCCGATGAAACCAAGACCGTGAAGATTAACCAGCGGGTCAAGCCACCCCTGCCTCATGGTTTTATCTCTCTGGGTACCTTCGAGTTAAAACAGGGGCAACCTGTTGAAGTCATCATGTCGAATACGGGTGTCGATGGTAATGTGCACGCTGATGCGATTCAGGTCCTGCCAGTAGACTGA
- a CDS encoding PAS domain S-box protein — translation MKFKFGSGKVKLNQFRIDSTQNTLEPRKDSYASESETTCIKSILESIPSGAVLLQTGFLYFNERANALLGNSEEHPEVFEENITRLLTLKPNPLSESAEHPAQVEFWSSCHDGNQSLCEVTLPAQEESSLWLIDEITSRRQNERLHHLLTSATSDVTGDEFFKRLVTTLAEALKLKCVLLVKHQTIHFEPGNQRTGKCQTVGACFNGQLVPDFEYEVQGTPCADAIGTEPYCVSQNVSRLYPKDIFLQEHEIESYFSLPMVDKHGAVQGHLVMLGDRPVYEDLCEVPAIKSYTYRAAAELSREYAERKLKESELRITMAARGSEIGLWDYDVITKQARFDDKWFTMLGYTPGEFAASFAAWQSLVHPEDLPPTLRSLKDYLDGKSPCYEAEIRMKTKAGAWKWILTRGKIAAYSPHQKPVQVIGTHIDIDDLKRSQQIRLQNEARLRIIMEQIPAILWTTDKENHYTSIVGAGLTQLGLQPDEAVGKPIYEFHESEEVSHYMTAMHERTLKGESVRFEQKLQNTILDIHIEPLRNSHEDIIGCIGLAIDVTVRKKTIEQLNRQRILLQTIFHSVTDVMIVTDRSHNIVMCNESIQLHFRCKEADLLGRPIRELVKSEADYQAQFNRVSYPNSHVLKPFILEYLRTDDTSFQGETIITPLRRSDNQITGYIQVIRDITDRIQMEEEKDQLHAQMLHAQKLESLGVLAGGMAHDFNNLLLAILGNTNLALMELQETSPISQNVKNIEIAARHATKICERLLAYSGRRTFVTTTFNLNQIIRETVEILKTIISPNAHIDLNLSKESLLIHGDTGQIEQVVLNLLTNASEAIQNQKDAGKINVRTGLLELGQDDFADYYFCENVIPGRFVFFEIEDNGSGMDADCQSKMFDPFFTTKFTGRGLGLAGVSGIIRGHHGGLFVQSAVESGSCFRVILPVSTEAEEEVNSDSTIDPVVPADVGYVLVIDDDKAVCNVVTNVLKRFGFSVLLANSGAQGLEVYGRNRDSISVVLLDMTMPGMSGVETLRQLQELQINIPVILTSGLSENDISDQMEGSEIVHFLKKPYKPQKLVNIVSKALLRHQIKDDATGKY, via the coding sequence ATGAAGTTCAAGTTTGGTTCCGGCAAAGTGAAACTAAATCAGTTTCGTATCGATTCGACGCAGAATACACTTGAACCGCGAAAAGATTCATACGCTTCTGAGAGTGAAACTACCTGTATTAAATCAATACTCGAAAGTATCCCCTCCGGCGCAGTGTTATTGCAGACTGGCTTTCTGTATTTCAATGAACGTGCCAATGCTTTGTTAGGGAACTCAGAAGAGCACCCGGAAGTCTTCGAAGAAAACATTACACGGCTGCTTACACTGAAGCCCAATCCATTATCTGAATCTGCGGAACACCCCGCTCAGGTAGAGTTCTGGTCCAGTTGTCATGATGGCAATCAGAGTCTGTGTGAGGTAACTTTACCTGCTCAAGAAGAATCCAGTCTCTGGTTGATTGATGAAATTACCTCCAGGCGTCAGAACGAGCGATTGCACCACCTGCTGACCAGCGCAACCAGTGATGTAACCGGGGACGAGTTCTTCAAACGTCTCGTGACAACACTTGCAGAGGCTTTGAAACTGAAATGTGTGCTGCTGGTCAAACATCAGACAATTCATTTTGAACCTGGAAACCAGAGAACAGGCAAGTGTCAGACAGTGGGAGCCTGTTTCAACGGGCAACTGGTTCCTGATTTTGAGTACGAGGTACAAGGAACTCCCTGTGCTGATGCGATTGGTACTGAACCTTACTGCGTTTCACAAAATGTGTCACGTCTCTACCCAAAAGATATTTTCCTGCAGGAACACGAAATCGAATCCTATTTCAGCCTGCCGATGGTCGACAAACATGGTGCAGTGCAGGGGCATCTTGTGATGTTGGGAGACCGGCCTGTCTATGAAGATCTCTGTGAAGTCCCTGCCATAAAAAGTTATACCTATCGTGCTGCAGCAGAACTGAGTCGTGAGTATGCAGAGCGCAAACTGAAAGAGAGTGAGCTGAGAATCACCATGGCAGCCCGTGGCTCGGAAATTGGCCTCTGGGACTATGATGTGATCACAAAGCAGGCCCGGTTTGATGATAAATGGTTTACCATGCTGGGATACACACCAGGGGAATTTGCTGCCAGCTTTGCTGCCTGGCAATCCCTGGTACATCCGGAGGATCTACCACCAACCCTTCGGTCACTGAAAGATTATCTGGATGGAAAGAGCCCTTGCTACGAAGCAGAAATTCGCATGAAGACGAAAGCGGGAGCTTGGAAATGGATTCTGACCCGCGGAAAAATTGCAGCTTACAGCCCTCATCAGAAGCCGGTTCAGGTCATTGGAACCCATATTGATATCGATGACTTGAAACGTTCCCAGCAGATTCGTTTGCAGAATGAAGCACGTCTGCGGATCATCATGGAGCAGATCCCGGCAATTCTGTGGACCACGGATAAGGAGAATCACTATACCTCAATTGTCGGTGCAGGATTGACTCAGTTAGGGCTGCAGCCGGATGAAGCGGTCGGAAAACCGATTTATGAATTTCATGAATCGGAAGAAGTATCCCATTACATGACGGCCATGCATGAGCGAACTCTGAAAGGAGAGTCCGTTCGTTTTGAACAAAAGTTGCAGAACACGATTCTGGATATTCATATCGAGCCATTACGAAACTCCCATGAAGACATCATTGGCTGTATCGGGCTGGCGATTGATGTTACCGTCCGCAAGAAGACGATCGAGCAGTTAAATCGACAACGGATTCTGCTGCAGACGATTTTTCACTCAGTGACCGATGTGATGATTGTCACTGACCGCAGTCATAATATCGTCATGTGCAATGAATCAATTCAGCTGCATTTTCGGTGCAAAGAGGCGGATCTGCTGGGAAGACCGATCAGGGAACTCGTCAAGTCAGAGGCCGACTACCAGGCTCAGTTCAACCGGGTTTCTTATCCCAATTCACACGTGCTGAAACCTTTTATTCTGGAATACCTGAGGACCGATGACACTTCATTCCAGGGGGAGACAATCATCACTCCCCTGCGCCGCTCAGATAATCAAATCACCGGATATATTCAGGTGATTCGTGATATCACTGATCGGATTCAGATGGAAGAAGAGAAAGACCAGTTGCATGCCCAGATGCTGCATGCACAAAAACTGGAAAGCCTGGGGGTCCTTGCGGGAGGGATGGCACATGATTTCAATAATCTGCTGCTGGCGATTCTCGGGAATACCAATCTCGCGCTCATGGAACTGCAGGAGACTTCTCCCATCAGCCAGAATGTGAAGAACATTGAAATCGCAGCCCGACATGCAACCAAAATCTGCGAACGGCTGCTGGCATATTCTGGCCGTCGTACATTTGTAACGACAACATTTAACCTGAATCAGATCATTCGGGAAACGGTAGAGATTCTGAAAACAATCATTTCTCCCAATGCTCATATCGATCTGAACCTGTCAAAAGAGTCTCTGTTGATTCACGGTGATACCGGTCAGATAGAACAGGTCGTTTTAAACCTGCTAACCAATGCTTCCGAAGCCATTCAGAATCAGAAAGATGCCGGGAAAATCAACGTTCGGACGGGATTACTCGAACTGGGGCAGGATGACTTTGCTGACTACTATTTCTGCGAGAATGTGATCCCCGGACGATTCGTCTTCTTCGAAATCGAGGATAATGGAAGTGGAATGGATGCGGACTGTCAGTCGAAAATGTTCGATCCTTTTTTCACTACCAAATTCACCGGCAGGGGGCTCGGTCTGGCGGGGGTATCCGGAATCATTCGCGGTCACCATGGGGGACTGTTTGTTCAATCTGCAGTCGAGAGTGGTTCCTGTTTCAGAGTGATTCTTCCTGTTTCGACTGAAGCGGAAGAGGAAGTTAACTCGGATAGCACGATCGACCCTGTAGTGCCTGCCGATGTGGGTTATGTCCTGGTGATTGACGATGATAAAGCGGTCTGTAATGTGGTGACAAACGTGCTCAAACGCTTTGGGTTTTCCGTACTGCTTGCCAACTCAGGCGCACAGGGGCTTGAGGTTTATGGACGCAATCGTGACTCCATCAGCGTGGTCCTGCTGGATATGACCATGCCCGGAATGAGTGGCGTCGAAACTCTCAGGCAGCTCCAGGAACTCCAGATCAATATTCCCGTCATCCTGACGAGTGGTCTCAGTGAGAACGACATCTCTGACCAGATGGAAGGCTCCGAGATCGTGCATTTCCTCAAGAAGCCGTACAAGCCTCAGAAACTGGTCAATATCGTGAGTAAAGCGCTTCTGCGACATCAGATTAAAGATGATGCCACCGGAAAGTATTAG
- a CDS encoding ECF-type sigma factor: MSLIEETVTQWIDQLKTGDARAAQRLWESYFLEMVEVARRKLQGAPRAVADEEDVALSAFKSFCLGAQNGRFSQVTDRENLWPLLVAITSHKSVDLIRHENRKKRGGSGSSGTESERNKQSSPVDFEQIIQSQPSPEFTVQLAEELERLLDLLDKTGDSTLRQVALAKMEGETTTEIAEQLGCARRTIERKLQLITRLWQEDCNL, translated from the coding sequence ATGTCTTTAATCGAAGAGACTGTCACACAGTGGATTGATCAGTTAAAAACGGGCGATGCGCGCGCTGCGCAACGGCTGTGGGAATCCTACTTTCTGGAAATGGTGGAAGTGGCCCGCAGAAAGCTGCAGGGGGCACCTCGCGCTGTAGCTGATGAAGAAGATGTCGCGCTCAGTGCTTTTAAAAGTTTTTGTCTGGGAGCGCAGAATGGCCGCTTTTCACAAGTCACCGATCGAGAAAACCTGTGGCCGCTCCTGGTGGCAATTACCTCGCATAAGTCCGTTGACCTGATACGCCATGAGAATCGGAAAAAACGGGGAGGCAGTGGTTCCAGCGGCACTGAATCAGAACGCAACAAACAAAGTTCTCCCGTTGATTTTGAGCAGATTATTCAGAGTCAACCTTCCCCTGAATTCACTGTCCAACTGGCCGAGGAACTGGAACGCCTGCTCGATTTATTGGACAAAACCGGCGATTCGACATTAAGACAGGTTGCGTTAGCCAAAATGGAAGGGGAAACTACAACTGAAATTGCCGAACAGCTGGGTTGTGCCCGTCGTACGATTGAACGGAAGCTTCAGCTGATTACCCGTCTTTGGCAAGAGGATTGCAATTTGTGA